One Egicoccus halophilus genomic region harbors:
- a CDS encoding sugar phosphate isomerase/epimerase family protein: MTRPITLFTGQWADLPLEEVARLAAEWGYDGLELACWGDHLDPWRAAEDDDYVQDRLALFERHGLQLHAISNHLKGQAVCDDPIDHRHRDIVSPRVWGDGDPEGVRQRAAEEMQMTARAAQRLGVDVVVGFTGSSIWKYVAMFPPVGQDVIDAGYQDFADRWNPILDVFDECGVRFAHEVHPSEIAYDYWTTVRALEAIGHREAFGLNWDPSHFVWQDLDPVGFLWDFQDRIYHVDCKDAKRRVGNGRNGRLGSHLAWADPRRGWDFVSTGHGDVPWEECFRMLNAIGYDGPISIEWEDAGMDRLVGAPEALEFVRGLAFEAPSASFDAAFSSSS, encoded by the coding sequence ATGACCCGACCGATCACGTTGTTCACCGGCCAGTGGGCCGACCTGCCGCTCGAGGAGGTGGCGCGTCTCGCCGCCGAGTGGGGCTACGACGGGCTCGAGCTCGCCTGCTGGGGCGACCACCTCGACCCGTGGCGCGCGGCCGAGGACGACGACTACGTCCAGGACCGCCTCGCGCTGTTCGAGCGGCACGGCCTGCAGCTGCACGCGATCTCGAACCACCTCAAGGGCCAGGCGGTCTGCGACGACCCGATCGACCATCGCCACCGCGACATCGTCTCGCCGCGCGTGTGGGGCGACGGCGACCCGGAGGGCGTGCGGCAGCGCGCCGCCGAGGAGATGCAGATGACGGCCCGCGCCGCCCAGCGGCTCGGCGTCGACGTGGTCGTCGGGTTCACCGGCTCGTCGATCTGGAAGTACGTGGCGATGTTCCCGCCGGTCGGGCAGGACGTCATCGACGCCGGCTACCAGGACTTCGCCGACCGGTGGAACCCGATCCTCGACGTCTTCGACGAGTGCGGCGTGCGCTTCGCCCACGAGGTGCACCCCTCGGAGATCGCCTACGACTACTGGACGACCGTGCGGGCGCTGGAGGCCATCGGCCACCGCGAGGCGTTCGGGCTCAACTGGGACCCGAGCCACTTCGTGTGGCAGGACCTCGACCCGGTCGGCTTCCTGTGGGACTTCCAGGACCGGATCTACCACGTCGACTGCAAGGACGCGAAGCGTCGGGTCGGCAACGGCCGCAACGGCCGGCTCGGCTCGCACCTGGCGTGGGCCGACCCGCGTCGCGGCTGGGACTTCGTCTCCACCGGCCACGGTGACGTGCCGTGGGAGGAGTGCTTCCGCATGCTCAACGCGATCGGCTACGACGGGCCGATCTCGATCGAGTGGGAGGACGCCGGGATGGACCGCCTCGTCGGCGCCCCCGAAGCGCTCGAGTTCGTCCGCGGCCTCGCCTTCGAGGCCCCGAGCGCGTCGTTCGACGCCGCCTTCTCCAGCAGCAGCTGA